A region of Chitinophaga horti DNA encodes the following proteins:
- a CDS encoding Gfo/Idh/MocA family oxidoreductase: MTAAVNFQLRYAPFMLVAETMIAEGLIGALNDVEVNVNVYTPWHLWDFLFSAPRVEILYHSIHYIDLIRHLMGNPKSVYAKTVGHPAMPQLASVKSNIIMDYGHAIRASIHTNHNHDYGASRQQSYIKLEGEKGVIRVSFGALINYPDGVPDKFEYALRDHDGDVHWQEITVDGTWFPHAFIGSMAQLMLAVEGSIEKPDNSVEDCIYTMACVEAAYLSSQQGGVSLPDV, translated from the coding sequence ATGACCGCTGCCGTTAACTTCCAACTGCGATATGCCCCGTTTATGCTGGTGGCAGAAACGATGATTGCAGAAGGGTTGATCGGCGCGCTTAACGATGTAGAGGTAAACGTAAATGTATACACGCCCTGGCACCTGTGGGATTTCCTGTTCAGCGCGCCGCGTGTGGAAATACTATATCACAGCATTCACTATATCGACCTCATTCGCCATTTAATGGGCAATCCGAAATCTGTATACGCGAAGACCGTTGGTCACCCCGCGATGCCGCAACTGGCATCGGTGAAAAGTAATATCATTATGGATTACGGGCATGCCATCCGGGCGAGTATTCATACAAATCATAACCACGATTACGGTGCCAGTCGCCAGCAGTCGTACATCAAACTGGAAGGCGAGAAAGGTGTGATCCGTGTCAGTTTTGGTGCGCTGATCAACTATCCTGACGGGGTGCCGGATAAGTTTGAATATGCTTTGCGCGACCATGATGGGGACGTGCATTGGCAGGAGATTACCGTCGATGGCACCTGGTTCCCGCATGCGTTCATCGGCAGTATGGCGCAACTGATGCTGGCCGTGGAAGGCAGTATTGAAAAACCGGATAATTCCGTTGAAGATTGTATTTACACGATGGCCTGCGTGGAAGCGGCCTATCTGTCAAGCCAGCAGGGTGGCGTATCCCTGCCTGATGTATAA
- a CDS encoding Gfo/Idh/MocA family oxidoreductase codes for MKARLPLKKHPVYIIGAGGIVNSAHLPAYQLAGFDVQGIYDLSYDKAKATADAFNIPHVFDSLEQMIADALPGAVYDIAVPGKAVLSVLEQLPDGTAVLLQKPMGEDYTAAWQIRDLTRKKR; via the coding sequence ATGAAAGCACGTTTGCCCTTAAAGAAACATCCTGTTTATATCATCGGTGCCGGCGGCATCGTTAACTCCGCGCACCTGCCCGCCTACCAGCTGGCGGGCTTTGACGTGCAGGGGATCTACGACTTGTCTTACGATAAAGCCAAAGCCACCGCCGATGCGTTCAATATTCCGCATGTTTTCGATAGCCTGGAACAAATGATCGCCGATGCCCTGCCAGGTGCCGTGTATGATATAGCGGTGCCGGGAAAGGCGGTGTTGTCGGTCCTGGAGCAATTGCCAGATGGCACAGCCGTGTTGTTACAGAAGCCGATGGGGGAAGACTATACCGCTGCCTGGCAAATCCGCGACTTGACAAGGAAAAAAAGATGA
- a CDS encoding L-rhamnose/proton symporter RhaT: MEVINGIFFHAVGASGAALCYTPQKKVSGWAWHTYWLLQAAVCWLLLPIVVAWLTIPHLSQVLQEAPTSAMQRSFFLGMAYGVGGTAFGIAIRYVGFSLTYAISVGISCVLGTLLPPLVRGVLGDVLSATGAPYLIGGVALGAVGIALCGLAGRYKEKDLAAQDNNPGAFSLAKGLPLCLIAGILSALYGFSLDQGQPVADVAARYGAGHFQGNVIYLFANTGAFVTTLLYCLYLHLKQKTFAQYAISPGSNLPLNYAMAALTGLLWYGQFFFYGLGHVRMGQFSFSSWAIHMIMLVLLSALAGLIMREWKLCGPRTMRVLWSAMVVLVAAILLLTYGNYLDA; encoded by the coding sequence ATGGAAGTGATCAATGGTATATTTTTTCATGCGGTGGGCGCTTCGGGCGCGGCGCTGTGTTATACGCCTCAAAAGAAGGTGAGCGGCTGGGCCTGGCATACGTACTGGTTGTTACAGGCGGCCGTGTGCTGGTTGTTGTTGCCGATAGTAGTGGCCTGGCTCACGATCCCGCATTTGTCGCAGGTATTACAGGAGGCACCCACTTCGGCGATGCAACGTTCTTTCTTCCTGGGTATGGCTTACGGCGTAGGTGGCACAGCCTTCGGTATCGCCATCCGTTATGTGGGCTTTTCACTGACGTACGCGATTTCTGTAGGCATCAGCTGCGTGTTGGGCACTTTGCTGCCACCGCTGGTGCGGGGTGTTTTGGGAGATGTACTTAGCGCGACTGGTGCTCCTTACCTGATCGGCGGCGTGGCTTTAGGTGCTGTGGGCATTGCGCTGTGCGGGCTCGCAGGCCGGTACAAAGAAAAAGACCTGGCGGCGCAGGATAATAATCCCGGCGCCTTCTCCCTCGCGAAAGGATTGCCGCTCTGTTTGATCGCAGGCATCTTATCGGCCTTGTACGGCTTTTCACTTGACCAGGGCCAGCCCGTGGCCGACGTGGCTGCCCGTTATGGTGCGGGTCACTTCCAGGGGAACGTGATTTACCTGTTCGCCAATACCGGCGCATTCGTCACGACACTGCTGTATTGCCTCTACCTTCATCTTAAACAAAAAACATTCGCACAATACGCTATTTCACCCGGCAGCAACCTGCCACTCAACTACGCCATGGCGGCGCTGACGGGCCTGTTGTGGTACGGACAATTTTTCTTTTACGGCCTCGGGCATGTACGCATGGGCCAGTTCAGCTTTTCCAGTTGGGCGATCCATATGATCATGCTGGTATTACTCAGCGCCCTGGCCGGATTGATCATGCGGGAGTGGAAACTTTGCGGTCCACGTACGATGCGGGTGTTGTGGAGTGCGATGGTCGTGTTGGTCGCAGCCATCCTGCTACTAACCTACGGGAACTACCTCGATGCTTAG
- a CDS encoding amidohydrolase family protein, translating into MMLIDTHVHVWNLSRAEYPWLQGDTSILNRSWQIEELDPADAGVTAGVLVQAAGNLEDTALMLETARNTPWIKGVVAWLPLTDTRRTADLLQGAFLSEPCFKGVRHQIHDEPDAQWLLQPTVLESLQLLADHDIPYDLVGILPAHIETALKVAEQVPALRMVFDHLNQPPIATRERFGKWGELMKEASAHPNFYAKISGLGTASGSFAGRTAADIQPYVDFAIEHFGVARCFCGGDWPVSMLANGYAQTWSMIRQALSGLSTPEQEQVLGSNAVRFYNLNQPAWK; encoded by the coding sequence ATGATGTTGATCGACACACATGTACACGTATGGAATCTCAGCCGGGCGGAATATCCCTGGCTGCAGGGTGACACGTCTATCCTGAACCGCAGCTGGCAAATCGAAGAACTCGACCCCGCCGACGCTGGTGTAACGGCCGGTGTGCTGGTACAGGCGGCAGGTAATTTAGAAGATACAGCACTGATGTTAGAAACGGCCCGTAACACGCCCTGGATAAAGGGTGTAGTCGCCTGGCTGCCGTTAACGGATACACGCCGCACAGCGGATTTATTACAAGGAGCATTTCTGTCGGAGCCCTGTTTTAAAGGTGTTCGCCATCAAATACACGATGAGCCGGATGCCCAATGGTTGTTGCAGCCCACCGTATTGGAAAGCCTGCAACTGCTGGCGGATCACGACATCCCGTACGACCTGGTGGGTATTTTACCCGCCCATATTGAAACCGCATTGAAAGTCGCGGAGCAGGTACCCGCGCTGCGCATGGTGTTCGATCACCTCAATCAGCCACCGATTGCCACCCGCGAACGGTTTGGCAAGTGGGGCGAATTAATGAAAGAAGCGTCGGCGCATCCTAACTTTTACGCGAAAATATCCGGTCTGGGTACTGCGTCGGGCAGCTTTGCCGGACGCACCGCGGCAGACATTCAGCCTTATGTCGATTTTGCTATAGAGCACTTTGGTGTGGCCCGCTGCTTTTGTGGCGGCGATTGGCCGGTGTCGATGCTCGCTAACGGGTATGCGCAAACGTGGTCGATGATACGGCAGGCATTGTCAGGATTGTCCACACCGGAGCAGGAGCAGGTTCTTGGCAGTAACGCCGTTCGTTTTTACAACTTAAATCAGCCCGCATGGAAGTGA
- a CDS encoding CaiB/BaiF CoA transferase family protein, which translates to MLLEDILVIDFSQFLSGPSAALRLADMGAQVIKIEKPGTGDICRQLYVSDVMIEQESTIFHAINRNKKSYVADLKDAQDLEKIKQLIAKADVMMHNFRPGVMERIGLDYATVKAINPGIVYAELSGFGQEGPWRDLPGQDLLLQAASGLTWLSNNSDENPTPMGVAVADILAGTHMAQGILAALVKKGVTGKGALVQVSMFESVLDFQFEVLTCYYNDGKELPVRSSVNNGHAYVSAPYGIYKTKEGYLALAMGNILVLAELLGCEGLQQFADRGSWFTRRDEIKQILADHLETQSAVHWLDILEKADIWCAPVMDYDRLMNEEAYRVLNMELTVKTSNGLSIKTTRCPIRVDGKLLSSTKGAPLLGEDNEAIDRQFGLSY; encoded by the coding sequence ATGTTATTAGAAGATATATTGGTGATCGATTTCAGCCAGTTCTTATCGGGGCCGTCTGCGGCTTTACGCCTGGCCGATATGGGCGCGCAGGTGATCAAGATTGAGAAGCCCGGCACCGGCGATATTTGCCGGCAGCTGTATGTGTCGGACGTGATGATCGAGCAGGAATCGACCATCTTTCATGCGATCAACCGGAACAAAAAGAGTTACGTGGCCGACCTGAAAGATGCGCAGGACCTGGAAAAGATCAAACAACTGATCGCGAAGGCAGATGTGATGATGCATAATTTCCGTCCGGGTGTGATGGAGCGGATCGGGCTGGATTACGCGACCGTGAAGGCAATTAATCCCGGTATTGTGTACGCAGAGCTGAGTGGTTTCGGGCAGGAAGGTCCGTGGCGCGATCTGCCCGGTCAGGACTTGCTGTTACAGGCGGCATCCGGGCTTACCTGGCTGAGTAATAACAGTGATGAGAATCCTACCCCCATGGGCGTAGCCGTAGCCGACATACTGGCCGGCACCCACATGGCGCAGGGCATACTGGCGGCGCTGGTGAAAAAGGGCGTAACCGGGAAAGGTGCGCTGGTGCAGGTGAGCATGTTCGAGAGTGTGCTGGACTTCCAGTTTGAAGTGCTGACCTGTTACTACAACGACGGGAAAGAACTGCCGGTACGCAGCAGCGTGAATAACGGGCACGCCTATGTGTCTGCCCCATATGGCATTTACAAAACGAAAGAAGGATACCTGGCGTTGGCCATGGGCAATATATTAGTGTTGGCGGAGTTGCTTGGCTGCGAAGGCTTGCAGCAATTTGCCGACCGGGGCAGCTGGTTCACCCGTCGCGACGAGATCAAACAAATACTGGCCGATCACTTAGAAACGCAATCTGCCGTACACTGGCTGGATATTTTGGAGAAGGCCGACATCTGGTGTGCGCCGGTGATGGACTACGACCGGTTGATGAACGAAGAGGCGTACCGCGTACTGAATATGGAGCTGACCGTAAAAACGAGTAACGGCTTATCGATAAAAACCACCCGTTGCCCTATTAGAGTAGACGGGAAATTACTATCTTCCACGAAAGGAGCACCGTTACTGGGCGAAGACAATGAAGCGATAGACAGGCAGTTCGGGCTTTCGTATTAA
- a CDS encoding CaiB/BaiF CoA transferase family protein, whose amino-acid sequence MMDLPLEGITVLEFSQYLSGPSAGLRLADLGARVIKIERPEEGEAGRKLSIKNLWVDDSSLLFHTINRNKESFAADLKNPDDLALVKKLMTKADVLIHNFRPGVMQKMGLDYASVQQLNPRLVYAEITGYGTRGPWKEKPGQDLLLQSITGLAFTTGNRANGPVPFGIAIADILCGSQLVQGILGGLIRRQKRGVGALVEISLMESLLDFQFELLTTYYNSHQQPKRSDTNSGHTLLGAPYGVYKTADGFLALAMMDLPALAETIACEGLSAFCNEQAFAERDRIKSILSGHLLQQPTQYWLSRLQQRGLWAMEVFDWAQMTSHESYRALQMEQPLKAEGKKIITTRCPIRFNGARLFSDRPAPKVGEHTEKLIQEMNKLEQVKI is encoded by the coding sequence ATGATGGATTTGCCTTTAGAAGGAATTACCGTGTTGGAGTTCAGCCAGTATTTATCCGGTCCCTCCGCAGGTTTGCGGCTGGCCGACCTGGGTGCGCGGGTCATTAAGATCGAGCGGCCGGAGGAAGGGGAGGCGGGGAGAAAATTGTCCATCAAGAACTTGTGGGTGGACGATAGTTCGTTACTGTTCCATACCATCAACCGCAATAAAGAAAGCTTTGCGGCGGACCTTAAGAACCCCGACGACCTTGCGCTGGTGAAAAAACTGATGACGAAAGCAGATGTGCTGATACATAATTTTCGTCCGGGTGTGATGCAGAAGATGGGGCTGGACTACGCGTCTGTGCAACAGTTGAATCCCCGCCTGGTGTACGCGGAAATCACCGGTTACGGTACCCGCGGCCCGTGGAAGGAGAAGCCCGGGCAGGACTTATTGCTGCAATCTATTACCGGCCTTGCGTTCACGACGGGCAACCGCGCAAACGGGCCTGTGCCTTTCGGGATTGCAATCGCGGACATCCTTTGCGGCTCCCAATTGGTACAGGGTATTTTGGGTGGGTTGATCCGGCGGCAGAAACGGGGTGTGGGCGCGTTGGTAGAGATTAGCCTGATGGAGTCGTTGCTGGATTTCCAGTTTGAGTTATTGACGACGTATTATAACAGTCACCAGCAGCCGAAGCGCAGCGATACCAACAGCGGGCATACCTTACTGGGCGCGCCGTACGGGGTGTACAAAACAGCAGATGGCTTCCTGGCGCTTGCTATGATGGACTTGCCGGCATTGGCGGAAACCATTGCCTGTGAAGGACTGTCGGCTTTCTGTAACGAGCAGGCCTTTGCAGAACGGGACCGCATCAAATCGATATTGTCAGGGCATTTATTACAGCAGCCGACGCAATATTGGTTGTCGCGCCTGCAGCAACGTGGGCTTTGGGCGATGGAAGTGTTTGACTGGGCGCAGATGACGTCGCATGAGTCTTATCGCGCCTTGCAAATGGAGCAGCCCCTGAAGGCCGAAGGTAAAAAGATTATCACGACCCGTTGTCCCATCCGTTTCAATGGTGCGCGGTTGTTCTCTGACCGTCCCGCCCCGAAAGTGGGTGAGCATACGGAGAAGCTGATACAGGAAATGAATAAGCTGGAACAAGTAAAAATCTGA
- a CDS encoding ABC transporter substrate-binding protein — translation MHRTVLQGITWNHSRGITPLLAAAQRYQELHPEVEIQWKKRSLQEFADMPIEALTHHYDLLIIDHPWVGCAAATKCVLPLNEYLPAPYLAEQAANSTGESHPSYMYDGGQWALAIDAATPAASYRKDLLAAPPTTWEEVLALAAKGKVAVPAIPIDLLMNFYTFCIANGQTPFLQQDTVVGRETGIRALETMKQLYSLVDKRMFTCNPIAVAELMTRTDDYWYCPFAYGYSNYSRFGYADHLLQYTSVVSYEGTPLRTTVGGTGLAVSAFSEHQQVALDFAAWVVSEKIQRTLYVQNGGQPGHRAAWLDEAANTLTNNYFKAVLPLMDNGYIRPRYNGYLHFQDHAGLPVQQCLQGTLSILHTLEEMDRIYRASFVTHQTTTTV, via the coding sequence ATGCACCGCACTGTTTTGCAAGGAATTACATGGAACCATAGCCGCGGTATAACGCCGCTGCTGGCGGCTGCACAGCGCTACCAGGAGCTGCATCCGGAGGTAGAGATCCAGTGGAAGAAACGCTCGTTGCAGGAATTTGCGGACATGCCCATCGAGGCGCTTACGCATCATTACGACCTGCTCATCATCGATCATCCCTGGGTAGGTTGCGCCGCTGCCACGAAATGTGTACTGCCCTTGAATGAATACCTGCCGGCGCCGTATCTCGCCGAACAGGCGGCCAATTCTACAGGTGAGTCGCATCCAAGTTATATGTACGACGGCGGCCAATGGGCGCTGGCCATCGACGCGGCCACGCCTGCGGCGAGTTATCGTAAAGATTTACTGGCTGCACCACCCACCACCTGGGAGGAGGTATTAGCCCTCGCCGCCAAAGGCAAGGTAGCCGTACCCGCTATTCCTATCGACCTGCTGATGAACTTTTACACCTTCTGTATCGCGAACGGGCAAACGCCGTTTTTGCAACAGGATACGGTGGTCGGCCGGGAGACGGGCATCCGCGCGCTGGAAACGATGAAACAGTTGTACAGTCTTGTCGATAAACGCATGTTCACCTGCAACCCGATTGCGGTGGCGGAATTGATGACGCGTACCGATGACTACTGGTACTGCCCGTTCGCGTATGGTTATTCGAACTATTCGCGCTTCGGTTATGCAGATCACCTGTTGCAGTACACTTCCGTAGTGTCCTACGAAGGAACGCCTCTACGGACGACCGTTGGTGGTACTGGCCTGGCGGTATCTGCCTTCAGCGAACATCAGCAGGTGGCTTTAGATTTCGCGGCCTGGGTAGTGTCTGAGAAAATACAACGCACTTTATACGTACAAAACGGCGGACAGCCCGGCCATCGTGCTGCCTGGCTGGACGAAGCCGCCAATACACTTACGAATAATTACTTCAAAGCCGTGCTGCCGTTGATGGACAACGGTTACATCCGTCCGCGTTACAACGGGTACCTGCATTTCCAGGACCATGCCGGCTTGCCTGTTCAGCAATGTTTACAGGGCACGCTCAGCATCCTGCATACGCTGGAGGAGATGGACCGCATCTACCGCGCCAGCTTTGTTACTCACCAAACGACTACTACTGTATGA
- a CDS encoding MaoC family dehydratase, with protein MFIKKYFEQFSTDEVRETKGRTITETDIVIHAGQSGDFFPHHMDEEWCKTQPFKKRIAHGTLIFTVAIGLTAELVNEVSMTYGYDRLRFLAPVFIGDTLHVEVSIKEMKDHKKPGFGLVTELVQAFNQSGQLVMVCDHILLVHKKEA; from the coding sequence ATGTTTATAAAGAAATATTTCGAGCAATTCTCCACGGACGAGGTACGGGAAACGAAAGGCCGCACCATCACAGAAACTGATATTGTCATTCACGCCGGGCAGTCGGGCGACTTTTTTCCGCATCATATGGATGAAGAGTGGTGTAAAACCCAGCCGTTCAAAAAACGGATCGCGCATGGTACGCTGATCTTTACCGTAGCCATTGGTCTTACCGCAGAACTGGTCAATGAAGTATCGATGACTTACGGATACGACCGCCTGCGCTTCCTGGCACCGGTGTTTATCGGCGATACGCTGCACGTGGAAGTATCTATCAAAGAAATGAAAGACCATAAGAAACCGGGCTTCGGCCTGGTGACGGAACTCGTGCAGGCCTTTAATCAGTCGGGCCAGCTGGTAATGGTTTGCGATCATATTCTACTCGTTCACAAAAAAGAAGCCTGA
- a CDS encoding UbiD family decarboxylase: protein MGYRSLQDCINDLEQHGHLIRIRQEVDPYLEMAAIHLRVYEHGGPALLFENVKGSRFPAVSNLFGTLDRSKFMFRDTLEKIKTLVDIKGDPVKAIKNPFRYLNVAATAISALPMKTGKSAPINFGRTRISELPQIVNWPMDGGPFVTMPQVYTEDPDKPGIMNANLGMYRIQLGGNDYIQDKEIGLHYQLHRGIGIHQTKANAKGQPLKVSIFVGGPPSHPLSAVMPLPEGLSEMTFAGALGNRRFRYFYDEEGYCISADADFVITGTVMPHENKPEGPFGDHLGYYSLTHPFPLLKVNKVYHRKNPTWSFTVVGRPPQEDTSFGALIHEITGNAIPQEIPGVREIHAVDAAGVHPLLFAIGSERYTPYLKERKPQEILTIANHILGSNQLSLAKYLFICAREDDPSLHTHDIERFLMHMLERIDPTRDLHFHTNTTIDTLDYTGSDLNAGSKVAIAAAGDKRRDLWRELPAGFTLPRQFTGFKMALPGVLAVESPDKDAVEMLDAHLRDANLEGLPLIVLCDDAGFTAASINNFVWVTFTRSNPSHDVHGINSFISHKHWGCRGPIIIDARIKPHHAPPLIKDAAVEKRVDEMAKQGGVLHGII from the coding sequence ATGGGTTATAGAAGCTTACAAGATTGTATCAACGACCTGGAACAACATGGACATTTAATCCGCATCCGGCAGGAAGTGGATCCCTACCTCGAAATGGCCGCAATCCATTTGCGGGTGTACGAGCATGGTGGTCCGGCCCTGCTGTTCGAAAATGTAAAAGGCAGCCGGTTCCCCGCAGTGTCCAACCTGTTTGGCACCCTCGACCGCTCGAAGTTCATGTTCCGCGATACACTGGAGAAGATCAAAACCCTCGTCGATATCAAAGGCGACCCCGTAAAGGCGATCAAAAACCCTTTCCGGTACCTGAACGTGGCGGCCACCGCCATCTCCGCCCTGCCGATGAAAACCGGCAAAAGCGCGCCGATCAACTTTGGCCGCACCCGCATCAGCGAATTACCGCAAATCGTGAACTGGCCCATGGATGGAGGCCCGTTTGTGACCATGCCGCAGGTGTATACGGAAGATCCTGACAAGCCGGGCATCATGAATGCCAACCTCGGCATGTATCGCATCCAGTTAGGCGGTAACGATTACATCCAGGATAAAGAGATTGGTTTGCACTACCAGCTGCACCGTGGCATTGGTATTCATCAAACCAAAGCGAATGCAAAAGGCCAACCGTTGAAAGTGAGCATTTTCGTGGGCGGCCCTCCGTCTCACCCGCTGTCGGCCGTGATGCCTTTGCCGGAAGGCCTGTCCGAAATGACCTTTGCAGGCGCGTTGGGCAACCGCCGGTTCCGGTATTTTTATGATGAAGAAGGCTATTGCATTTCTGCGGATGCCGACTTCGTGATTACCGGCACCGTGATGCCGCACGAGAATAAACCTGAGGGTCCGTTTGGCGATCACCTGGGTTATTACAGCCTCACACATCCTTTCCCCCTGCTGAAAGTAAATAAAGTATATCACCGTAAGAATCCGACCTGGTCGTTCACTGTTGTGGGCCGCCCCCCGCAGGAGGATACCAGTTTTGGGGCGTTGATACATGAGATTACGGGCAACGCCATCCCGCAGGAAATACCCGGCGTGCGGGAGATCCACGCGGTAGATGCTGCCGGCGTGCATCCGTTACTGTTTGCCATCGGCAGCGAGCGGTACACTCCTTACCTGAAAGAGCGCAAACCCCAGGAAATACTGACCATCGCGAACCACATACTGGGCAGTAACCAGCTCAGCCTGGCCAAATACCTGTTCATCTGTGCCCGGGAAGATGACCCGTCCCTGCACACGCACGACATCGAACGTTTCCTCATGCATATGCTGGAACGCATTGATCCCACACGAGATTTGCATTTTCATACCAATACCACTATCGATACCCTCGACTACACCGGCAGCGACCTGAATGCGGGTAGCAAAGTCGCCATCGCAGCCGCCGGCGACAAACGCCGCGACCTCTGGCGCGAATTGCCTGCGGGCTTCACCTTGCCCAGGCAGTTTACCGGCTTTAAGATGGCATTGCCGGGCGTACTGGCCGTTGAGTCTCCGGATAAAGACGCCGTTGAGATGCTGGATGCACATCTGCGCGACGCCAACCTCGAAGGCCTGCCCCTGATCGTATTATGCGACGATGCCGGCTTCACCGCCGCATCCATTAACAACTTTGTATGGGTAACCTTCACGCGAAGCAATCCATCGCACGATGTGCATGGCATCAACAGCTTCATTTCCCATAAACACTGGGGATGCCGGGGGCCGATCATCATCGATGCGCGTATTAAACCGCACCACGCGCCACCGTTGATTAAGGACGCTGCCGTAGAGAAGCGCGTGGACGAAATGGCGAAACAGGGCGGCGTATTACATGGAATTATTTAG